One genomic window of Evansella cellulosilytica DSM 2522 includes the following:
- a CDS encoding stage V sporulation protein S encodes MEVLKVSAKSNPNSVAGALAGVIRERGAAEIQAIGAGALNQSIKAIAIARGFVAPSGIDLICIPAFTDIQIDGEERTAIKMIIEPR; translated from the coding sequence ATGGAAGTATTAAAAGTTTCAGCAAAATCTAATCCTAATTCTGTCGCAGGAGCGTTGGCTGGAGTAATTCGAGAAAGAGGGGCAGCTGAGATTCAAGCAATTGGAGCAGGGGCACTTAATCAATCTATTAAGGCCATTGCTATTGCTAGAGGGTTCGTAGCACCTAGTGGTATTGATCTCATTTGCATCCCTGCGTTTACGGACATTCAAATTGATGGTGAAGAGCGCACCGCTATTAAAATGATAATTGAACCACGCTAA